One segment of Pseudomonas asgharzadehiana DNA contains the following:
- the puuE gene encoding allantoinase PuuE: MSADYPRDLIGYGSNPPHPHWPGKARIALSFVLNYEEGGERNILHGDKESEAFLSEMVSAQPLQGERNMSMESLYEYGSRAGVWRILKLFKAFDIPLTIFAVAMAAQRHPDVIRAMVQAGHEICSHGYRWIDYQYMDEAQEREHMLEAIRILTELTGERPLGWYTGRTGPNTRRLVMEEGGFLYDCDTYDDDLPYWEPNTPTGKPHLVIPYTLDTNDMRFTQVQGFNKGDDFFEYLKDAFDVLYAEGAEAPKMLSIGLHCRLIGRPARLASLKRFIEYAKSHEQVWFTRRVDIARHWHETHPCTGAVK, translated from the coding sequence GTGAGCGCTGACTACCCACGCGACCTGATCGGTTACGGCAGTAACCCTCCTCACCCCCACTGGCCGGGCAAGGCGCGCATCGCGTTGTCTTTCGTACTCAACTACGAAGAAGGCGGCGAGCGCAACATCTTGCACGGCGACAAAGAGTCCGAAGCCTTCCTCTCGGAAATGGTCTCGGCCCAACCGCTTCAGGGCGAGCGCAACATGAGCATGGAGTCGCTGTACGAATACGGCAGCCGTGCCGGCGTGTGGCGCATCCTCAAGCTGTTCAAGGCATTCGATATTCCGTTGACCATCTTCGCCGTGGCCATGGCCGCCCAGCGCCATCCGGATGTGATCCGTGCCATGGTCCAGGCCGGCCACGAGATCTGCAGCCACGGTTACCGCTGGATCGACTATCAGTACATGGACGAGGCCCAGGAACGCGAGCACATGCTCGAAGCCATCCGCATCCTCACCGAGCTGACCGGCGAACGCCCGCTGGGCTGGTACACCGGCCGCACCGGCCCCAATACGCGGCGGCTGGTAATGGAAGAAGGCGGTTTCCTCTACGACTGCGACACCTACGACGACGACCTGCCCTACTGGGAGCCGAACACCCCCACCGGCAAGCCGCACCTGGTGATCCCTTATACGCTGGACACCAACGACATGCGCTTCACTCAGGTGCAGGGTTTCAACAAGGGCGATGATTTTTTCGAGTACCTCAAAGACGCTTTCGACGTGCTTTACGCCGAAGGGGCCGAGGCGCCGAAGATGCTCTCCATCGGCCTGCATTGCCGCCTGATCGGCCGCCCTGCCCGCTTGGCGTCGTTGAAGCGCTTTATCGAGTACGCCAAAAGCCACGAACAGGTGTGGTTCACCCGTCGCGTCGATATTGCCCGCCACTGGCACGAAACCCACCCCTGCACGGGAGCGGTGAAATGA